Genomic window (Candidatus Omnitrophota bacterium):
CAGGCACTGTACGAGAAGGGTCCCTGTTTGATTCACGTGCCCATTGATGTGGAGGAGAAGGTGTACCCTATGGTGCCGCCGGGCGCCGCAAATAAGGACATGATCGGAGGTGAAGCCAATGTGCCCGCTTAAATCTGACTCCAAGAACCTTACTCACACGGTATTGGAAATCACAGTCAACAACCACCCGGGCGTCATGTCTCATGTGGTCGGACTCTTTTCCCGCCGCGCCTACAACGTGGAAGGCATTCTCTGTATGCCCATCGGCAATGGAGCGCAAAGCCGCATCTGGCTGATGGTCAACGAAGACAGCCGGTTGGAGCAAATGGTCCAGCAGATGCTCAAACTCGAAGATGTGCTTCAAGTCTCGCACCACGCTGCGGACCACAGAGTCTTTATGCAGTTGGAGGAATTCTTTAAGGAGTGATCAGGAATTGCTTCATGCCGGCCGGATCATCCGTAAAAATCGCATCCACGCCCCAACCGGCAAAGGTTTGGGCCTCACGAGGCATATTAACCGGATAGATCCAGATGGAGACGCCGTGTTTTTGCAGGCCGGCCAGGCCCTCCCGGCTCACATACCCGCGGAAAAGGCTGACCTGCTTGGTCTGGGTGTCTTCGAAGAGTTCCCGGAAGCGAATGGGCACTGCAGCCAACACGATGGATCGCATCACAGCCGGATACTGCTCAGCCATCTGGACAATCTCGCCATGGAGAAATGAAGTCACATGGATTTCAGGGCCGGCCTTTCGGGACTCAAGCACAGGGACAAGAACCTCTGTAACCCCCAAGGCTTTAAGGTCCAGAGTCAGAGGGACGCGGCCATGGAAGCGGTCCAGGACTTCCTCCAACGAAGGAATTCGCGCCCCGTCTCGCAGATCAATCTGCTGCAACTGCTGAAGCGTCAGTTCATTCACATAATGCCATTGGCCATTGACCTCGATCAGATCGTCATGCCGGACAACCATCCGGCCGTCCTTGCTCAACAGCACGTCCAGTTCAATTCCATCCACACCAATTTCCAGGGCTCGGTCAAAAGCCTCCAGAGTATTTTCTGGCAGTTCTGCGCTCGCACCGCGGTGAGCTATAATCTTCATTGTGCCTCGCTTTTAGACAATTTCCTTTCCTGAACTTATGGTCCCCACAATCACGCCGGGACTATCCCGCAGCAAGTTGTTATTCCACGCAATCAACTTCTCTTGACCGTCCTTGGTCAACACGGGATTCTCATAAAACTCGACCAAATCCATATCGCCGGCCATTACCCCTCTAAAAACCAGTTCAACTGTCTTTCTCTGCTTTTGGGGCAAACAAGTCGCGAACCAGTTCTTGCCCACCAATTCCTCACATTCAAAGCCGAGGAAATCGCGGAGCTTCCGGTTGACAAAAATAATGCGGCCCTCGGTATCAAGGGCCACAACCATTGTGTTCAGTGACTCCAGCTTCTGGAGCTCCTCACGGACGGGCGGACTCGAGTCAGCATCTTGGCATGGCATTACTCTTCTCCGAAGCTAGTATATGCTTTACCCGGGCCAGGCATACAGAGCCTTTCCTTTCCTCTACTTCACAGAACCGGGAATTCCTCCGAAGAAATGGACTAGAGTGTGCTTAAAGAATGCGCACAAGAAGGCCAGGAACAACCAACTTTCCAGAAGTAGATCAAACACCAGCTTGCTCAAGTCAACCCGGTGCAATCGTCCCCTGCTCAAAGCATGCCACGTATCCTGCCGGAACTGACGAAAAGCATGACGGGAGTAGGTCAATGAGTTACAGAAGATGTTCCTTTGCCTTAACCAGAGCAATCCACGGGACGGCACCCTTAGGCGTGTCCGCACTGTTGTGTCCCCAGAAGCTCTCCCCAAGCGAACCAGCGCGCGCCGGTACAAAAGCTGCAGCTCCGTCAATTGCAACTGTCGCCACTGCCTCGCACGTCCGTATTGCTTTTCAAGCTCTTCAACAATCAATTCTTCGAGTTTCGAACGCCTGCGCGTCTGAAGCCATAGTTCCTGCATCTCCAACGCAAGCGTTGCCCACAGCTTCGGGTAACGAAGAATGTCTCGAATCCGGCGCTTCAGGTAAAGCCAACGAGTCTCGACAGGGAACCCGGGCCGGCGCTCAAGCCGGTTCTTTAGCCTAAAGAACCCGTTGATCATGGGGTGCCCTCCCTCGACCATCGTTGCGTTCTTGTACCAAACAAAATTACCAAAGACCCCCCAATAGCTTTCGGGACGCACTCTTCGCAGAATAGCGCTCATGTTTTCAAGACTGTAAAAAGAGCTCCAAGCATCCTTGTAACTCTGCGTCCATTCTTCCTTTGTCATAAGCGGATGTTCAGTGGTTGCGTGAAAAGTATCATAGCGGTTCAGGTCAGAGTCCACGGAAACGCCGCGATTCAGCAGATTCAAATGATCTTCAGAGCCCGGCAGCGGAGTAAGCATAAAGAAAGAAGCTTGTTCGGCCCGCACCTCAAGTTTGAGCTGTTCCACATCCCGGTGCACTGACTCGGCCGTATCAAACGGGAATCCGATAATATAGGCGACATGAGTCGAGATCCCCTCCCGGCGGTAAGATTCGATCATTTCCCTGAATTCACCCACTTGGTTTTGCCGTTTTCCCGCTCCTTCCAAGTTCTGGGAGTTCAGACTTTCCAGCCCGATAAATACCTGGGAACAACCTGCCTTCTTCGCCTTAGTCACAAAGTCCGGCAGTTTATGTGAACGGGCATCCACCTGCATCATGAATGCAATGTACATTTTTTCTTCCACGCGAAGCCGGATAAGAGCATCCAGGATTTCCTCCCAGTATTTGTTCCTGCAGAAATTGTCATCCGTGAAGAAATAATAGGAGATGCCCTTTTCCCTGTAATTAGCACGGATCCAAGCCACCAACCGGCTCACGTCCCGAAAACGCATCTTGCGCCCCTGCACATTGACCACCGTACAAAACGAGCATTCAAAAGGACAACCCCGTCCGCAGTCCAGGGTCCCGAACCTCGGGGAGACATAATGCTTATTGCTGCGCCGGCTAAAGTCCGGACAGGGAGCAGCACTCAAATCAGGCTTGGCACCCAGGAAATTGTAGACAGGCTTGCGGCTTCCATCGAGGACATCACGCAAGATTGTTCCCCATCGCCCTTCAATCTCACCTGCCACCACTGTGACCCCCGCATCGATCAATCTTTGGATTTCAGGAGCCACACCCGGCAGCATCGCAATAGAACCACTCACGTGGAACCCGCCGATCAAGACATCAACACCGGCGCTGCGCAACTCCAATGCCAAATCAGAGGCGCGAGGAAACTGGTTTGTCTGCACGCCTACCAAACATACAATTGCTTTGGTGCGCACGCGGCGGCTGGTCCGCAGGATTGCGGGGATGTTTACCCTTTGCACACTTTCGTCCAAGGTAATGATCTGCCACTGCAGCTTGTCCCCCAGCACCCGGCGATCCCGGACATCCTCCGTCAATCCGTTCAGGCAGGCCAGCGTGTTGCTGGGCAATACGCCCCGCCAGTGGCGGATAACATAGCCCTCGTCGTCATACTTAGAGGGTTTGATTAGATAGATAACAAGTCGCCGAACCATGATATGACCTCTCCCAATTAGCCTCATTTTATCTGTCTATTTTCATCCTTTGCGCAGGGAAAATATATACGGAATAGACCTACCTTGGCAACCACCCGAGGAAACACAATAAGCTGTTGAATATCCTTGGGTTAGGAGTCGGGGATTGGGAGAACGGATGCCGAAGCCCATAATCTCCGGGCAGGATCTGCTCCAACTTGCTTGTGATCTTTTGGGAAAGAGGCGCGTCTTACGAACCTCTCAACCAGTTCTGTTTAGCCACCAAAAACCTCCATTTAGAATAACTGCAAAACTTACCCACAAAAGATATGGCAACATCAAGAGCCCCGCAACAAGCTCTGTGCGACAGAATACAATCACACAAGCCAAAATGCTGAGCTGTAACAGGACAATTTCAATAAGGGCCAGGCTGATGGCATGTTCGCCAAAGAAAAGCCAAGACCACATTGCGTTCAAAACCAACTGCGCAAGAAAAAGACCGAGCCCAAGCTGCCGGTCCTTGCTTCGGGGGGTACGCCAAAGGCGCCAAACCGCGAGGCCCATCAGAACATACAGCACAGACCATACCAGCGGGAAAACCACACTAGGCGGCGTCCAGAAAGGCTTCCGCAAAAGTTCATACCAAAGGCCGGGCTCAAACTGAGAACCGGCAACCCCTGCGCTCAAGGAAAGCCCCACCCACCCCAACAAGGCCAGCCAATCACGCGGGCA
Coding sequences:
- the ilvN gene encoding acetolactate synthase small subunit, whose translation is MCPLKSDSKNLTHTVLEITVNNHPGVMSHVVGLFSRRAYNVEGILCMPIGNGAQSRIWLMVNEDSRLEQMVQQMLKLEDVLQVSHHAADHRVFMQLEEFFKE
- a CDS encoding glycerophosphodiester phosphodiesterase, whose protein sequence is MKIIAHRGASAELPENTLEAFDRALEIGVDGIELDVLLSKDGRMVVRHDDLIEVNGQWHYVNELTLQQLQQIDLRDGARIPSLEEVLDRFHGRVPLTLDLKALGVTEVLVPVLESRKAGPEIHVTSFLHGEIVQMAEQYPAVMRSIVLAAVPIRFRELFEDTQTKQVSLFRGYVSREGLAGLQKHGVSIWIYPVNMPREAQTFAGWGVDAIFTDDPAGMKQFLITP
- a CDS encoding PAS domain-containing protein, with translation MPCQDADSSPPVREELQKLESLNTMVVALDTEGRIIFVNRKLRDFLGFECEELVGKNWFATCLPQKQRKTVELVFRGVMAGDMDLVEFYENPVLTKDGQEKLIAWNNNLLRDSPGVIVGTISSGKEIV
- a CDS encoding radical SAM protein yields the protein MVRRLVIYLIKPSKYDDEGYVIRHWRGVLPSNTLACLNGLTEDVRDRRVLGDKLQWQIITLDESVQRVNIPAILRTSRRVRTKAIVCLVGVQTNQFPRASDLALELRSAGVDVLIGGFHVSGSIAMLPGVAPEIQRLIDAGVTVVAGEIEGRWGTILRDVLDGSRKPVYNFLGAKPDLSAAPCPDFSRRSNKHYVSPRFGTLDCGRGCPFECSFCTVVNVQGRKMRFRDVSRLVAWIRANYREKGISYYFFTDDNFCRNKYWEEILDALIRLRVEEKMYIAFMMQVDARSHKLPDFVTKAKKAGCSQVFIGLESLNSQNLEGAGKRQNQVGEFREMIESYRREGISTHVAYIIGFPFDTAESVHRDVEQLKLEVRAEQASFFMLTPLPGSEDHLNLLNRGVSVDSDLNRYDTFHATTEHPLMTKEEWTQSYKDAWSSFYSLENMSAILRRVRPESYWGVFGNFVWYKNATMVEGGHPMINGFFRLKNRLERRPGFPVETRWLYLKRRIRDILRYPKLWATLALEMQELWLQTRRRSKLEELIVEELEKQYGRARQWRQLQLTELQLLYRRALVRLGRASGDTTVRTRLRVPSRGLLWLRQRNIFCNSLTYSRHAFRQFRQDTWHALSRGRLHRVDLSKLVFDLLLESWLFLAFLCAFFKHTLVHFFGGIPGSVK
- a CDS encoding tryptophan-rich sensory protein gives rise to the protein MKTIVKICPRDWLALLGWVGLSLSAGVAGSQFEPGLWYELLRKPFWTPPSVVFPLVWSVLYVLMGLAVWRLWRTPRSKDRQLGLGLFLAQLVLNAMWSWLFFGEHAISLALIEIVLLQLSILACVIVFCRTELVAGLLMLPYLLWVSFAVILNGGFWWLNRTG